Part of the Acomys russatus chromosome 19, mAcoRus1.1, whole genome shotgun sequence genome, TTATCAAAGCAGAGTTAACaccaaaatattaaacaaaatagaaacagaataaacAGGGGGACAcagggaaaatggagggagggtgggactgggaggagaggagggaaggagttaCGATTGggatataaactgaataaattaatttcttaaaatgacatcctgcaagatgtgctggggcaatagtaccacagaacttgtgggagtagtcTAATTTGAGGCCCACAACACAAGAGGGAGCCCACACCCTCACGGCCTGGAAGGCCAGGGACTAGAGACTGGATTGCCCAGACACCTACAGGAGAGCCAAACATagcaggcaagaaaaaaaaaataatgaaatgattcctaatggtattctgctgcactcatagaccagtgccttgTCCAGTCCTTATCAGAGAGGATTTCTCTGGCAAAAGGTGaggaaaaagtaatttttttaaaagtgtcacCATGTAACTCACAGGTAAATGagtggaactaaaaaaaaaatatcaccctGAGTGGAGTCattcagagagaaagacaaatacagtaCTATTTGGTTATATGGGTATATTAgttgttaagtcaatgataaacTAGCTACTATCAGTAGAACAACAGACATTAGGTATAGAGTAAGAGACTAGGGGGTAGAGCTGGACGGTgttagggaagggaagaggaatggaTAGGTGGTTATGGGTTGATGGGTGACTGGAATGGGAACTCAcggatatccacctgcctctgcttcccgacgtctgggattacagacatttgCCCTGGTGCCCAGTTTTACTGATGGCCTGGGTTTTGAGTTGTGGCTCCTGAGCTAAATAAATACAGCAGACTCCTGTTTCTAATACCTCAAAAGGTGGCCCAAAAAAAATTGTTAGAGATGTAATTAGTCCTTCTAAGGTTAACTGTGTGGAACCTGGAACACATGAAGACTGTAGAGTGATAATCAAGGGGTTAAGTAGCTGCAAGGAAAACGGGCGATGGCAGAGATTTTCAGCAAACCAGGAGCCAGGGGTGCCCTGAGGAGGGAGCGTGACTCTGCTGACCCCTGACCTGGAACCTCGAGACTCACAGAGTATGAGGTGATACAATTCTTAAGAGTTTTTGGTGTTATTGGAGTTGCTTGGCTTGAGGTAGAGTGTCTAGTACTGTGGGCTAGCTGCAAAACTCACTGCATAGCCAAGGATGGCTCTGAACTTCTAATCCCCCTGCTTTCAGCTCCCAGGTTTtggttgcaggtgtgcaccaccgcacctgatTTTCTGTGCTGCTAAGGATCGAACCCTGGGTTGtggacatgctaggcaagcacgctAGCAGTGAAGCCACATCCTTAACTTTCTGTAGTCATAAACCACTTAGTTTATGTCATTTTGCTACAGAGACCCCCTGCAAATTTACCACAAGGTTCACCACAAGTGATCCAAGGTttatgtctgaaaataaaaacgCTGTTTTTCACAACCACAGTATGTCAATGTCAGAGCATGAACAGTAACAGCATACTGCTGTCAGACacaatgatttttgttgttgttttgtttttcaggacagggtttctctgtgtagccctggctgactgggactcactttgtagagcaggttgacctggaactcacagagaaccacctgcctctgcctcccaagtgctggggttaaaggccgtgcgccaccacacctggcccaacaTAAAAACTTTAATGTTTAGCctggcgtgatggcacatgcccttGGTCCCAGCACTAAAAccgaataaaataataatgagtgACAAAAAGGACAAAGTCAGTAGATTCTTTGAGAGGCCACAAaacatctaattaaaaataaatataaataaataagaaagcagaCATAGTGTCACATGACAAACATCATCCCCACGCTCAGGAAGCACAGTAggctctgtgagatcaaggccaggctgctctccagagccagttccaggacatccaggactgtACAAGAAACcgtttttcaaaaaagaaactaagaagagTTGGGGTGGTAGAGCCTTTCTTTCATCTtaggagaggcaggtggttctctgagttctaggtccACTGGATGAGGACAGCTGGGTCTACAGGTtcagttccagtatagccaggtctacacagggagaccccgtctctaaaaaccaaaaacaaatgagcaaacttGCTTAATGttctattgtttttatgtgtCTGGATGTGTTTTTGTAAGAGATTCTATGTTAAAAATTTGTtaacacttctttttttgtttgttttttatgtactttttaaaaaatctgttcactttatatcccagttgcagccccctcccttgtcacgTACAGCTCCCACCCTCAGAAATGGGGATATTAAATGGTTTCTTGCCTTCAGAATATGctaggacaatggtggcacaaactttGTGGGACTAACTAAGCAATATCTGATTTGACATAAGGCCCAGTTCACAAGATAGAACCGATACCCGGCACTGCTTAGGTGACCAAGGACCTGAGAAAAGATGGTCTTGCCAGCTAGggcaaaaccaaatactattcttctattaaaagaacataaaatgacCTTCTGACCTTCTTCTATACTCACACATCAGAGTCTtgctcagccttcatcagagaatcTTCCCTCTGCAGCATGTTGGAAaacatacagagatccacagccagacatcacgcagagagtgagagaccttgcaaTACACAGCCCTAAACAGGACGCCTACAGCAAAGCCATCTTTTCAGGCCTTAAGGAACCCTGTGAAGAGGTGAAGAGGAGATTGGAAGTGTGTAAGAGCCAGGGTGGAGGGAAAACGCCAAGGAATCAAGGCCCTCTAAGTCAATAAGATCAGCGCCCATGAACTCCCAGACACTAAGGCAGCACTCACATGACatacacaggtctgcaccagaggaggtcctagagctgaaagagGAAGTAGACACATACCCCCATCCAGAACCCAGAATCTATGTCCAATTGATCACTACTTGCGATGTAAATTAAGTTTTTCCAAGGGAGCCTCACTACGGGGATAGCTAGGTAAGGGTAAGCCACGTGCCCAGGAGTCaatggacaaaagaaaataaattcaacagCATGTTTGGAGATTTTGGCCTAATaatattgggttttgttttttcatttcttatttatttttaatttgtttctatttttattttctttatctctttttaccctacaggtcctttgcatatatgtcatggcttccagtttactgtctttatgggattcctgagtgtgcaaactaGTGGctctttgtgtctgtttgtgtttgttgtgcCTTTTCTTgccctctttctttttgtgttgtcCTATTCAGATATGTAAACTgtattttgtcttattatattttcttgtaaTATTATCCCATAGAAGCTTGttggttttctaatgagaaacagaaaggcagtAGATCTACATGGGCAAGAAGGTGGAGAGAAACTGGtagaagtagagggagggaaaccataatcaggatgtTATGTAAGGAAAGAGACACACTCTCagtaaaagggaaaaagatgAGGACATGAAAGTGGAAGGAGTTCATGTAGGACAGGCCAGCTTGAGTCAGAGTTGGGAGTTGGGGGTGCATTAGATGAAGACACATTGTACATGCTTATGAAAtgtcaaaggaaaataaaaaatatttgaaagtaataaagttttttaaaatctttatagaattgaaagaaagaatttgTATAAAGTCTTTGATGGGAATGGATacatggtttagcagttaagaagactggctgctcttcagagaatCTAGGGTGGGTGCCCAGTGCCTCTCTGGCAGTTCATAATTATCAGCAATTCCACTGCCAGAGGATCTGACCtccgtgggcactgcacacacatagtacacagacatacatgcaggcaaaacaccaatacaaaataagatggaaaaaatcTCTAACATTTTAAGCTATGatctatatttaattttccaaataaaattgatttcaattttaaaagcgttatttttattgctaccaATTGAGCTAAAACACATATTCATGTTAGATAAACACCCTACCATCAACTTATAAACTCAGATCCAAATTTATTTAAGTTCTTATGCTATTGCTGAAATTCttaggatttttatttctttggttgtaTTTCTCTTGAGACAGAGTATTACTATGTAACACACATTTCCACTGAAATTGTTTTGTGAGTGAGGCTGGACTAGAACCTGTACCCCTTCTAAATCTACCCTTCGAGTAGTGGGAGTAGAGTGTACATCACCATATCTGGTCATCTATATTTCTTAGTGGTTGCTTTGTATATGTGCCTATATGTCCCTGACTGCCTCTCTCAGTCAAGATTCTCCAGAATATATCAGTCAAATAAGTCTTTGAGGAGCATAAGGAAAAAGGGATGGTTGGTATTTCAGAACGCAAGTTAAGGTGTACCTGAAAGTGAGTTCTCATTAAGAACATTGAGACTCTGGAGTAAGGGGCATTGCCCTCAAATACACAGCACTGTGCTTCAATGGGCAACAAGAATTTAGACTGCAACTTCATGAAGGATACCAACCCCTTCATCACAGGCTGATGGTCTTTATGAAAGGATTTTTGACAACTTTCAGTGATGAATTTCAACAACTTTTGGTAATGGTTTTGGAACAGTGGAAAGTTActtgaagtaaaaaagaaaaaagaaaagtaacaataaGTGGTCAACTGGAATTCATATCCTAAATGAGTTCTTGATCAAAGTCCCCACCTCAGATTACAACATCAAAGCAGAACTTAGATTCTCTCAAAGGATCATGGCAAAACTTTTCTAACCTTTGCTCAGCTGCTCATTAAGTTCCAAGTTCCAATCATCAATAATTGCTAGAAGTGTCTCACAGGGTTCTGCTGTGGGGATCAAATTCACTGGAGGCATCCTAAACTCTCCACTGTTACTGACATGACAAAACATGATAATGGGCAATCTGAGGGGTATCAGTGGAGGTACCCTATTCTTTTATGAGTTCCAGCACCGTGAGCTCACCTGTCCTGAGGATGGTCTGCACCaaactccaagaaaaaaaaaatggaccagGTATGTATTCCTTGCATTGTGCCTCAGGGAAATAGACACAATGGGATCTTCTGCTGGGGAAGACTCAGAGCTGTCCTTCCTCCTGCAGTGAGTGTTTGCTGGTGTTAGCATCCAGTCCCTGTAAGCAGCTTGTCCTTGCTATGGTTGAGTGCATAGAATTCTAGTCATTGTAGATCTTGATTAAAACCCACATCTCCCTTCTGCACCTCACGGTGTCTTCTGAAGCCAACGGCAATAATTGGTACTTCCAGAAGTCTCTACAGTTTAGTGAGAACAGTTAAATGCTTGTGTGTTGTCTCAAGTTACTTTCTGTCTCACTGGTTGGCATGCAGATGAAAATGGCATTGATAGGACATCTTTGTGTGGGGGGCAAATTTTTAGCTGATGGCTGGAACGCTGGTCTCACAGACAGATCCAGTTAAAGATTCAGACTAAACAGAAGCACTCAAAAATTTAGTCTTGAAATAATGTCTGTGCAGAGGGTTTAATAGTGACAGTGATTAAGATTTGAATGTGACTagcagaacctagaaacaactcAGGAAAATCTCAGGGACACGACTACTtagtaaaataagaaacaattaagatacagaaaattataaataagtgAAACTCTGGCTGCAGGAGATTTTTTTCACACAGAAGAGGATGTACATGTAAACCTCGGTCCATCTGTGTGATCACAGCACTAGCAACTTTTTCAGGAATGCATCAGATTCTGTCATGTTGATGAATAGTATGAAAATGACTCAAAAGCCAATACAACTTTCTCCTGATGTTTAACTCAGGTACTAAGTTTATATTAAACATGCACTTGTATTTCCTAAATACTTTACTATAACATAAAGAATGATgttgaaataaattataatagtgggaaaaaaaaaaacactgtctaCTAAAGCCATGTTATGTTCGAATGTAGATTAGGTGGTTGTTTTCCAACAAAGAGTTCTGCTAGTCACACCATCTTCCCTTTTGAAGtagaagaaggaacaggaagtacAAGTCATATTCTGAGTCAATATGCATGCAATGTTTGCTTAGTGAAGTGCCTATGATGTGATACAGTAGTTttcccagatgaagaaaatcctCTAACTCAATGTAAAAgctcagacacttgagaagagTCTCCATGTCAACACTGATCACCACTACCGTGTCCACTGAAGCCCTCTCCATTTCCTCTCAGAATAAAGCCCTGAAAACCACTGAGGAAGTCGCTCTTCAGATCTTCTTGCTTTGCCAGGTTGGGCTTGGGACTGTGGCCAACATCCTTCTGTTTGTGCATAATTTCTCTCCTATCTTGACTGGCTCTGGACGGAGGCCCACACAGGTGGTTCTCACCCACGTGGCCGTGGCCAATGCCTTGATTCTCCTCCTCACTGCTTTTCCAAACAATATGGTTTTGTTTACACGGAGGCCTCGAAATGACTTCTCATGTAAATATGAGTACTACGCCCGCGTCGTAGCCCGGAGCTCAAACTTGTGCTCCACCTCGGTCCTGAGCACTTATCAGTTTGTCACTCTTGTTCCTGGTAACTGGGGTAGGGTGATGCTCCGAAGACGAactcccgaggtcctgagttatTCTTGTTACAGTTGCTggttcttcagtgttttaaataatatctacATTCCAATGAAACTTGCTGGTCCACAGAGCACACGCAATGACACTGACTCTAACAGAAAGTGGGTCTGCACCACCTCTGGTTTAGGTGTAGAGGTGACTTTCTTGCGCTTTGCTCATGATGCGGTCTTCATCGGCATCATGGTCTCAACTAGTGTCTCCATGGTGATTCTCCTGCATAGACACCGCCAGAGACTGCGGCACATTCACACCTTCAGTGATGACCAGAGAGCACCCCCTGAGACCAGAGCAGCCCACACTATCCTGATGCTGGTGGTCATGTTTGTGAACTTTTATGTTCTAGATTGTATTTGCACTTTCTTTCACACTTCTTATATAACTTCCCGTCTCTGGTTGAGTCGGATCAATGAAATTTTGACTGCAGGcttccccactctttctccctTACTGTTGATCTATAGACATTCCAAGAATCCTTGTTCTGTGATCTTTCCATGCTGTAAACCACATTAAAACTTCCAAATGTAGAAAACAGGATTAATAATACTAATAGGCATAAACACTCTAATCGGTAAAGAAAACCAcctcttaaaatattattatttattctttttattttcacccATGTACGCAATGTGTCTTGTCTATATCCACACTATATATACTTTTCACTTTCCCCAGACCTTCTAAAACATCTCCTCGTAACATCATATATTTctcctaaatttatttattcattttctaacCTAGGAATCAAATTGGCATTTCCATATGCACATGGGTATGTGCCCGTCAAGGGGTTATGAGAAACTCAGCAGCCTCCATAGTTCAAAGAATGTGatcctctctactctctctggCAGCTCTCCACTGGCAGCAACTTCCCAGCTAGGGCTGGAGTCTCAGAACCTTCTTTCCCATCTACTCTGAAAATTTCAGCTTGCATGAGTTTGTGCAGCTTGTCACACTGCTTATACATTAATGTTTGCAACTGCAATGTCATGGTGTATAATACATGTAATCCTAATGTGGGACACTGAGTAAGGAAGATAGACTgcccttgagttcaaggccagcctgtgacgGACAGTGAACTGCAGGACAGCCTTTGATGCAGAGTGAGGTGTTGACTCAACTAATCCTCACGTAAGATTTACCATGATTTATTTGGGACTTCACTGCATACCCTTTCAACATCCATCGAAAGAATTATCTGGTTTCTGCCCATAGGTTCATTTACATATTGTGCTGTATCTATTAATTGAAGTTACACCAACCTTGCCTTTCAGGGATAAGTCACCCTGGTCATAATGTATGATAATGTATGATCTTTTTAATGCATTTCTAAGTTAAGTTTGTAAGTGTTTACTTGAGAATATTGCATCTATTTTCATCAAAGAAATTGgactgtggtttttctctttactTCATTTGGGTACAAAGACAAtactggcttcataaaatgaactTTGCTCTATCAGTTCATATTGTAGAACaaatagttcttttattattgttatttatttgtttactttacgtCCCAATCacagcttctcctgcctcctctcctacaAGTCCCTTCTTCTCATCTTAGCAACACCCCATCTACCCTCTTCCCTTTAAATCAGAAAAGAGGGGggttcccatggatatcaactccCATTGGTATATAAAGTCGCAGTAAGACTAGGCAGATTTTCTATTgaagcaaggcagcccagttagggtaAATGGATCTGAAGGCAGGTAGCAGtgccagagacagccctgctcctgctgttaggagtcccacgtgaagaccaagctacacgaccgttacatatgtgcagagggtaAGCCTGTCCCATGCTTGTTCTCTGgtgggtggttcagtctctgtgagccattgtgggcccaggttagttgattctgtgggttttcttgtgatgtccttgacccctctagctctttcaacccttccttctccttttcctcatgaTTCTTAATTACTATAAAGTCTTCCTTGAGACTTTGGTAGGATTCAGTAGTGGAACATCTGGGCTTTTCTTTCAGGGGAAGCTTTTAATAACAGGTTCAGTCTCATTGCTTACAATGGATCTGTTTAAGTTATTTACATCACCGGAGCTTAGTGTTGTTAGATGGCTACTTTTAAcaattcttctatttttttctgtgttttccagcTGTGTAAATAGTATGTATCATTGAAATGATTGAAATTCTGTATTTCATCACAGTCCATTGTAATGACAACCTTTTGATGTCTAACTTTTCTAATTTgcatctcctccctctttcatttggTCAGATTAGCTACAACTTTGTCAATCTTAAGTTTGGTAAAGAACAGGCAGccttcaaaaaagaaacacaaacaggcAATAACAATTTAGTAAAGTGTTCAGTATCcctagccatcaaggaaatgcaaattaaccTACTGTGAGATACTACCTCGCCTCTGTCAGAAATGCCTGTCACCAATAAACCTGACAACAAAGGTTGGAGAGAACGGAGATAAGGAAACCTCACTCAGTattgtgggagtgcaaattaaCACAACCATTGTGAAAATCAGTTTTGAGAtttctcacaaaataaaaatagaactactCCATAACCCTTCCATTGCCCTCCTGGGAAAACACCCATAGATTACCACATCCCacgatacagatttttttttttgcacccaTATGAAGTTTTTGCTGCTTTATTCACCATAGCAAAGTATCAGAATCAACCAAGTTGTTCATCACAGATGATTGGATAATGAAAACTTGATAAACgcataaaatggaatactactcagctccaAGTAAAGAGAAAACCACAAATCTTTCGGGAAATTGATGTCCTTTTAATGTGCACTAGTACATGAGCttacacagtctcaaaaaaaaataacatgttctTCCTCAAATATGGAACCCATCCAATaccatatatgtgatatatatataatatttatataatacatatttaccTGTACATGTGGGTAGGAcaacatgtaaaaaagaaaaaagtctaaatATAAGAGAACAAAAGGGAGCTGAATACAGGTTACAAGCACAAATTATGAAAGACGATTTAAAGTCATTGTTTTGCTAGCTCTAATTCTGTCatggatttttttggtttggtggttgggtaattgaataaaaatatatccaaACATGGAAGTGTAAAATTCAATGTGAAACTCCATAACTTCCATTCTAACTGGTTATTCTATCTATATAGAAGTTTGGTGACCCATTCTTTGAgaaggagagggtgagagagtGGACACTTGGGTAggagtgggagggtaggagggaggggctgggatcaggctataaagggaaaaaaataagtttgtTGAGTTGTATACTTTTGAGGTATGGTTAATTTTAGtgtgtgattttctttatttccaaaagtgtttttataataaagtttaaaaatatttcctcacatacccacacacagcaGTTCTATTTATACATCTCTGcatatgtacataataataataataacaacaataaaataaaggacGCTATCAATTTGGCAGTGAGGGACATGGGAGGTGGTTAGGGGGAGATCATAGGAGGgtccagagagaaaaagagggaatgGTGGAAgtgataaaattttgttttcatttcaaatttattAAAAGCAGAACCACAATGTGGTTTGGGAAGTGTGTTGGAGAATCTGTAAATGTTGTACAAGAATGTGGGTGAGTGACTAACCAACAACAGGTCCAGCTTGAGGCCCACGCCACCAGAAGAAGCCCTAACACTGCCTTGATGTCCAGCACCAGGGGCTGGATAGCCAAGAGACCATGGAGacaaaataattcctaatgagaTTCCACTACACTTATAGATTGGTGCATAGCAGAATTGTCCTCA contains:
- the LOC127203029 gene encoding vomeronasal type-1 receptor 4-like, with protein sequence MSTLITTTVSTEALSISSQNKALKTTEEVALQIFLLCQVGLGTVANILLFVHNFSPILTGSGRRPTQVVLTHVAVANALILLLTAFPNNMVLFTRRPRNDFSCKYEYYARVVARSSNLCSTSVLSTYQFVTLVPGNWGRVMLRRRTPEVLSYSCYSCWFFSVLNNIYIPMKLAGPQSTRNDTDSNRKWVCTTSGLGVEVTFLRFAHDAVFIGIMVSTSVSMVILLHRHRQRLRHIHTFSDDQRAPPETRAAHTILMLVVMFVNFYVLDCICTFFHTSYITSRLWLSRINEILTAGFPTLSPLLLIYRHSKNPCSVIFPCCKPH